One Candidatus Eisenbacteria bacterium DNA window includes the following coding sequences:
- a CDS encoding septum formation initiator family protein, with protein MTLNRTSLNPPRWRSTAAFRPPDKNRPAPEPLHHHYRQRDERRGLNWQVCLILVLFLWAGYTALAGPQGLVRLIEVKQYEKSVENEVNLLAAQLDSVKTQLHQLDTDYFLREKTARETYGMARKDELIYYESTDGAHKEVQPGRIIPQMEDQEP; from the coding sequence TTGACCCTGAACCGGACATCGCTGAATCCACCCCGGTGGCGTTCGACGGCGGCCTTCCGTCCCCCTGATAAGAACCGCCCGGCGCCGGAACCGTTGCACCACCACTATCGGCAGCGGGATGAAAGACGGGGTCTCAACTGGCAGGTCTGTCTGATCCTGGTGCTCTTCTTGTGGGCCGGTTACACCGCTCTGGCCGGACCGCAGGGGCTCGTTCGTCTGATCGAAGTGAAGCAGTATGAGAAATCGGTGGAGAATGAGGTCAACCTGCTCGCCGCCCAGCTCGACTCGGTAAAGACCCAGCTGCATCAGCTCGATACTGATTACTTTCTGCGCGAAAAGACCGCGCGGGAAACGTATGGAATGGCCCGGAAGGATGAGCTGATCTATTACGAATCGACGGATGGGGCGCATAAAGAGGTGCAGCCGGGCCGGATCATCCCCCAAATGGAGGATCAGGAGCCGTGA
- a CDS encoding outer membrane protein assembly factor has translation MRQPSCLFWIPVLLLCLGLMNSSIEAAQQSPLPFDLETGWERDDFEPLFIMNRVQDYSFGATWKLLNEESYYPNLKISTLYSTGTKVWYPGIYAEQPFISSGLLNLWVDYGKEAQPFGFDDHILTRAENTAAAFFIREDFMDYVEVRRVAGGLRIGPFADQSLSLGMTSERHRSMNRVTQLSGLFGGHKVFPPNAMASEMEPILLKARYDWRIPGGWTPWSREVWNNRDSGLWMTWEGWWAHPDLGGKMNLSRHLVEGRFHLALNRFVKLRARAAVGWTPHGNREGFGFPIYPGREGTLVAEPGGDSFLTGPGRVPPQWTFHAGGIGTLRGHDEKEFVGDQLLLANLEYAIRPERSFEIYLFTDLGKAWYQDSAPYAGEGFFGKGQLEWDGGLGVEMANGGVRVQMGQNLRDMDKDPRFTLRLQRAF, from the coding sequence ATGAGACAGCCTTCATGCCTCTTCTGGATCCCGGTCCTCCTGCTGTGCCTTGGCCTGATGAACTCGTCTATTGAGGCGGCTCAGCAATCTCCACTCCCCTTTGATTTGGAGACAGGCTGGGAAAGAGATGATTTTGAGCCTCTTTTTATCATGAATAGGGTACAAGACTACAGTTTTGGCGCCACCTGGAAACTTTTAAATGAGGAATCATATTATCCCAATCTCAAGATATCGACGCTCTACAGCACCGGCACAAAAGTCTGGTATCCCGGGATCTATGCCGAACAGCCCTTTATCTCTTCCGGTTTGTTAAATCTCTGGGTGGATTATGGAAAAGAGGCCCAACCGTTCGGCTTTGACGATCATATCCTGACACGCGCAGAAAACACCGCCGCCGCCTTTTTTATTCGTGAAGATTTTATGGATTATGTAGAAGTGCGCCGGGTTGCCGGCGGTCTGCGGATCGGCCCCTTTGCCGATCAGTCGCTCTCTTTGGGGATGACGAGCGAGCGCCACCGGTCAATGAACCGGGTGACGCAGCTCTCCGGGCTCTTCGGCGGCCACAAGGTTTTCCCGCCTAATGCGATGGCCTCGGAAATGGAGCCGATCCTCCTTAAGGCTAGGTATGATTGGAGAATCCCCGGCGGTTGGACACCCTGGAGCCGTGAGGTTTGGAACAACCGCGATTCCGGTCTCTGGATGACATGGGAGGGCTGGTGGGCGCACCCCGATCTGGGAGGAAAGATGAACCTTTCCCGCCACCTGGTCGAAGGCCGTTTTCACCTGGCGCTGAACCGGTTTGTTAAATTGAGGGCCCGCGCCGCGGTCGGCTGGACTCCCCATGGGAACCGCGAAGGCTTCGGCTTTCCGATTTACCCCGGCCGGGAAGGGACACTGGTGGCGGAACCGGGTGGGGACTCTTTCCTCACCGGTCCCGGAAGAGTCCCACCCCAATGGACCTTTCATGCCGGCGGGATCGGGACTCTCAGGGGTCATGATGAGAAGGAATTCGTGGGGGATCAACTCCTCTTGGCGAACTTGGAATACGCCATCCGGCCCGAAAGGTCATTCGAAATCTATTTGTTCACAGATTTAGGGAAAGCATGGTATCAAGACTCTGCCCCCTATGCCGGCGAGGGGTTCTTCGGCAAAGGGCAGCTGGAGTGGGATGGCGGCCTTGGGGTCGAGATGGCGAACGGCGGTGTCCGCGTGCAAATGGGTCAAAACCTCCGGGATATGGACAAGGATCCGAGGTTTACACTGAGGTTACAGCGAGCCTTTTAA
- a CDS encoding sigma-70 family RNA polymerase sigma factor, with the protein MNTEDLSLVQKILKGDEIAFQKLVVKYQRAVYNIAWRMVRNEEDARDLTQEVFIRVFRGLKTFDATRTFSTWLYRIATNLCIDHHRKRRLRTISIDADSPAGDRKEPMALPGKEPRPDRLHEVTTLAETVETYLERLPPIYRLILHLRYREQLTYEEMAEILGTPLGTVKARLHRAHRHLKNLMEKRG; encoded by the coding sequence ATGAATACAGAAGATCTCTCCCTCGTCCAAAAGATCCTGAAGGGTGATGAGATCGCCTTTCAGAAACTGGTGGTGAAATACCAGCGGGCTGTCTACAACATCGCTTGGAGGATGGTTCGAAACGAAGAGGATGCGAGAGATCTGACGCAGGAGGTCTTCATTCGGGTCTTTCGGGGCCTGAAAACCTTCGATGCGACGCGCACCTTTTCGACCTGGTTGTACAGGATCGCGACGAATCTGTGTATTGACCACCATAGAAAGAGGCGGTTGCGCACGATTTCGATCGACGCGGATTCACCGGCTGGAGACCGAAAGGAACCGATGGCGCTCCCCGGCAAGGAACCGCGGCCCGACCGGCTGCATGAGGTTACAACACTCGCGGAGACGGTCGAAACCTATTTGGAGAGACTGCCGCCGATTTACCGTTTGATCCTGCATCTGCGGTATCGGGAGCAGCTCACCTATGAAGAGATGGCGGAGATTTTGGGGACTCCTTTGGGAACGGTGAAAGCCAGGCTTCATCGGGCGCACCGGCATCTCAAGAACCTGATGGAAAAGAGAGGATAG
- a CDS encoding sigma-54 dependent transcriptional regulator, producing the protein MARLIHEESARRDQPFIRLNSAALPTELVESELFGHEAGAFTGATKRRKGKLEQAHEGTLFLDEVADMDLAAQAKLLRALGTGEVERVGGSEILHVDVRLVCATNRNLRAEVDAGRFREDLYFRICVIPIAVPALRDRNGDILELAEHFLARCCAENGRPPLQLEADARRVLQEHQWPGNVRELRNLMERLAIMHPTNIVSAEGLYNYLPPAGPSSALGAGTPRGEQAALADEDLGPAPAAGHAAPDADSESSALLKERLEEAEKKIIEDVLQRWGWNVTRAAEELGVDRATLHRRTRRLGVQRPRPDASD; encoded by the coding sequence GTGGCGCGTCTTATCCATGAAGAGAGCGCGCGGCGGGACCAGCCCTTCATCCGTCTCAACAGCGCCGCCCTCCCCACTGAGCTGGTAGAGAGTGAACTTTTTGGTCATGAGGCGGGCGCTTTCACCGGTGCTACAAAACGCAGAAAGGGCAAGCTGGAGCAGGCCCATGAAGGGACCCTTTTTTTGGATGAGGTCGCTGATATGGATCTGGCCGCGCAGGCAAAACTGCTGCGGGCCCTGGGAACAGGTGAGGTGGAGCGGGTCGGCGGATCGGAGATCCTGCATGTTGATGTCCGTCTTGTTTGCGCCACCAACCGCAATCTGCGGGCTGAGGTTGACGCGGGGCGTTTCCGCGAGGATCTCTATTTCCGAATCTGCGTCATCCCCATTGCGGTTCCCGCGCTGAGGGATCGCAATGGCGATATCCTTGAACTGGCGGAGCACTTCCTCGCGAGGTGTTGCGCGGAAAACGGCCGTCCCCCCCTTCAATTGGAGGCCGACGCCCGGCGGGTCTTACAGGAGCATCAATGGCCCGGGAATGTCAGGGAGTTGAGGAATCTGATGGAACGGCTCGCCATCATGCATCCAACCAACATTGTTAGCGCGGAGGGATTGTACAATTATCTCCCGCCGGCCGGGCCGTCCAGCGCCCTCGGCGCGGGAACGCCGCGAGGAGAACAGGCGGCTTTGGCGGATGAGGATTTGGGTCCTGCGCCGGCGGCCGGCCATGCGGCTCCCGACGCCGATTCCGAATCGTCCGCCCTTCTTAAAGAGCGGTTGGAAGAGGCGGAGAAAAAGATCATCGAGGATGTTCTGCAGCGCTGGGGTTGGAATGTTACGCGGGCGGCCGAGGAGTTGGGCGTCGACCGGGCGACCCTGCATCGGCGAACCCGCCGCTTAGGTGTTCAGCGGCCCCGGCCCGATGCCTCCGATTGA
- a CDS encoding DUF2335 domain-containing protein: MLKTLKMGSKKNKNPKHPKVHDGFHPSKRGQEVVVATFTGKHFTGPIPPPEMLADYEKLLPGAADRILGMAEEQSRHRRGLESSVVTSNNQLAKWGQRMGFFLALVVFSGSLVLLYQGKSTTGLATLITTLGSLVTVFVVGKRKQTQELDRKR; encoded by the coding sequence GTGCTCAAAACACTAAAAATGGGTAGCAAGAAGAATAAAAATCCCAAACATCCCAAAGTGCATGACGGATTTCACCCATCAAAGCGAGGGCAAGAGGTTGTAGTAGCGACATTTACCGGAAAACACTTCACTGGTCCAATACCCCCGCCTGAAATGCTTGCAGATTATGAAAAACTTTTGCCCGGCGCCGCTGATCGGATATTGGGTATGGCCGAAGAACAATCGCGCCATCGAAGAGGTCTTGAGTCTTCAGTTGTTACGTCAAATAATCAGTTGGCAAAGTGGGGTCAACGTATGGGATTTTTCCTGGCGCTTGTTGTGTTTTCGGGCTCGCTGGTTTTGCTTTATCAGGGGAAAAGCACGACCGGACTGGCGACCTTAATCACTACTCTCGGCTCTCTAGTAACGGTATTTGTTGTTGGCAAGCGGAAGCAAACACAGGAACTTGATCGAAAGAGATAA
- a CDS encoding response regulator, translating to MQKPQLLIVDDEERIREGLQLVLEPMGLEVVCAGSAEEGLEALQSHSINIILMDLYLPGMNGIEALERIVRDHPQIPCIMISGQGGIADAVRAVQLGAFDFIEKPVQPNRLAVTIEKALRHHKILNELKAHRDEIRREWQLVGSCPAMKKLKAEISRSAPSTGWVLIEGENGTGRNWWRVLSMKRARGGTSPSSVSTAPPSPLSW from the coding sequence ATGCAAAAACCACAGCTCCTCATCGTGGATGATGAGGAACGGATTCGGGAAGGCCTTCAATTGGTGTTGGAGCCGATGGGCCTGGAGGTTGTTTGCGCCGGCAGCGCGGAAGAGGGATTGGAGGCTCTGCAGAGCCACTCTATCAATATCATCCTCATGGATCTTTACCTTCCCGGAATGAACGGCATCGAGGCTTTGGAAAGGATCGTGCGGGATCATCCCCAAATCCCCTGTATCATGATTTCCGGACAGGGCGGCATCGCCGATGCGGTTCGCGCCGTTCAACTCGGCGCCTTTGATTTTATCGAGAAGCCGGTCCAGCCCAATCGCCTCGCGGTAACTATTGAGAAGGCTCTACGCCACCACAAGATCCTCAATGAACTGAAAGCGCACCGGGATGAAATACGCCGGGAATGGCAACTGGTGGGATCCTGCCCTGCCATGAAAAAACTCAAGGCCGAAATTTCCAGGTCCGCGCCCAGTACAGGATGGGTCTTGATCGAAGGTGAAAATGGAACGGGGAGGAACTGGTGGCGCGTCTTATCCATGAAGAGAGCGCGCGGCGGGACCAGCCCTTCATCCGTCTCAACAGCGCCGCCCTCCCCACTGAGCTGGTAG
- a CDS encoding T9SS type A sorting domain-containing protein, with amino-acid sequence MTGGWILAAAIGLLLSTSALLYPAHAAVQVIAPDEILRSSTLTLNGDLHFMQEDGSTVRFITDVKDSEIANPGDGLFHPASIETVDEALSALDLRFAHALNIRVFILPYPRSGQLRSTASRGAVYISPGVLEYTEEQIHFLVAHEAGHVIHQLYLKDQNAEGWEMYRRIRGIEDYTIYNAQAEHANRPHEIFAEDFRILFGGSRARATGHENRNLADPRDVSGLADFMASLLPLVSAAPAIEPLVIGPNPFRPGQHLTFRIPEQGKGTVEILDISGRRVYERDFQADGRDRFTIVWDGCDAAGRVLSAGAYFVKLTTATQGFCGRITLLR; translated from the coding sequence ATGACGGGCGGATGGATTCTTGCCGCCGCGATCGGGCTGCTTCTGTCAACGTCCGCTCTGCTGTATCCGGCGCATGCCGCCGTTCAAGTCATTGCACCCGATGAGATCCTTCGCTCTTCGACCCTCACCTTGAATGGCGATCTTCATTTCATGCAGGAAGATGGATCAACGGTCCGCTTTATCACTGATGTCAAGGATTCCGAGATTGCGAATCCCGGAGACGGTCTTTTTCACCCCGCCTCCATCGAGACGGTCGATGAGGCCCTTTCGGCTTTAGATCTGCGGTTTGCTCATGCACTGAACATCAGGGTTTTTATCCTCCCCTATCCGCGTTCCGGTCAACTCCGGTCGACGGCGAGTAGAGGCGCGGTTTATATTTCCCCCGGCGTTCTGGAATACACCGAAGAACAGATTCATTTTCTGGTGGCGCATGAGGCGGGACATGTGATCCATCAGCTCTACTTGAAAGATCAAAATGCCGAGGGATGGGAAATGTATCGAAGGATACGGGGCATTGAAGACTATACGATCTATAACGCCCAGGCGGAGCACGCCAACAGGCCTCACGAGATCTTCGCCGAAGATTTCCGGATTCTTTTCGGAGGGTCCAGGGCGCGGGCGACGGGTCACGAGAATCGCAACCTGGCGGATCCGAGAGATGTGTCCGGTTTGGCCGACTTCATGGCGTCGCTGCTGCCGCTGGTGAGTGCGGCGCCCGCGATAGAACCGCTGGTGATCGGCCCGAACCCCTTCCGGCCGGGCCAGCATTTGACGTTTCGCATCCCTGAGCAGGGCAAGGGGACGGTCGAGATTCTGGATATCAGCGGCCGCAGGGTCTATGAACGGGATTTTCAGGCTGACGGGCGGGATCGTTTCACCATTGTGTGGGATGGATGCGACGCCGCGGGCCGGGTCCTTTCCGCGGGAGCCTACTTTGTTAAACTCACGACGGCGACGCAGGGATTCTGTGGACGTATAACCCTTCTGCGCTAA
- the eno gene encoding phosphopyruvate hydratase: protein MNTIEIIHAREIFDSRGNPTIEVEIQLTSGIRSRAAVPSGASTGEREALELRDGDIERFGGKGVRRAIENVNDRIAPELVGEDALNQILIDRILCDLDGTENKSNLGANAILGVSMAVARAAAEAQGLPLWRYLGGVRARLLPIPFLNLLNGGAHADNNLDIQEFMLAPIGFPNFTEALRCGAEVFHALKKVLDHRGYTTSVGDEGGFAPNLGSNEEALALLTEACEKAGYEPGQQVYLALDCAASEFFIDGKYILKADPKTEFSAGDLIDFYTELVEKFPIISIEDGLAENDWSGWQAMTERLSDRIQLVGDDIFVTNTQIFQQGIDEGVANSILIKLNQIGSVTETLQAIDLARENGYTTMISHRSGETEDTFIADLAVGMNAGMIKSGSASRSERVAKYNQLLRIEEELGEDARYPGRSLFARWGLDDLDEEV from the coding sequence ATGAACACCATAGAGATCATCCATGCTCGAGAAATCTTCGATTCCAGGGGGAATCCAACCATTGAGGTGGAGATTCAACTGACCAGCGGTATCCGATCTCGGGCCGCTGTTCCCTCCGGAGCCTCGACTGGGGAGCGGGAGGCATTGGAACTCAGAGACGGTGACATCGAGCGATTTGGTGGCAAAGGTGTTCGCCGGGCTATTGAGAACGTCAATGACCGGATCGCGCCCGAACTTGTCGGGGAAGACGCCCTCAACCAGATCCTCATTGATCGGATTCTCTGCGATCTGGATGGAACCGAAAACAAGAGCAACCTCGGCGCCAATGCTATTCTCGGTGTTTCGATGGCGGTGGCGCGCGCGGCGGCGGAGGCGCAGGGGCTTCCCCTCTGGCGTTACCTCGGCGGCGTACGCGCCCGCCTGCTCCCCATCCCCTTCCTGAATCTCCTCAATGGCGGCGCGCATGCGGACAACAACTTGGACATTCAGGAATTCATGCTGGCGCCCATCGGTTTCCCCAATTTCACCGAAGCGCTGAGGTGCGGCGCTGAAGTATTCCATGCCCTGAAGAAGGTCTTGGATCACAGAGGTTATACAACATCCGTGGGTGATGAAGGCGGATTCGCGCCGAATCTCGGATCGAACGAGGAAGCCCTGGCGCTGCTGACCGAGGCCTGCGAGAAGGCCGGCTACGAACCGGGACAGCAAGTCTATCTGGCGCTCGATTGCGCCGCCAGCGAGTTCTTCATTGACGGAAAATACATTTTGAAGGCCGATCCAAAGACAGAGTTTTCGGCCGGCGACTTGATCGACTTTTACACGGAACTGGTCGAAAAATTCCCCATCATCTCCATCGAAGACGGGCTGGCCGAGAACGATTGGAGCGGCTGGCAGGCGATGACCGAACGGCTCAGCGACCGGATTCAGCTGGTGGGGGATGATATCTTCGTCACCAATACGCAAATCTTCCAGCAAGGGATTGACGAGGGCGTGGCGAACTCCATTTTGATCAAGTTGAATCAGATCGGGAGTGTCACCGAAACGCTTCAAGCGATCGACCTGGCCCGCGAGAATGGTTATACAACAATGATCAGCCACCGGTCGGGCGAGACGGAAGACACCTTTATCGCCGACCTGGCCGTCGGCATGAACGCCGGAATGATAAAGTCCGGATCGGCTTCCCGTTCAGAGCGGGTCGCCAAGTACAATCAACTCCTGCGGATTGAGGAAGAGCTGGGAGAAGACGCGCGGTATCCGGGGCGAAGCCTTTTCGCCCGCTGGGGATTGGACGATTTGGACGAAGAGGTGTGA
- a CDS encoding DUF4390 domain-containing protein: MYKKNRTTICTLFCALTLGAMASPSPALNVEFESIQIDSTGLVIGLEFPDLYAPLHERLLQGLPATIVMECELWKNRSTWFDSRILRNAYLLKMDYDTWNQEFLLRNTEREYRETDTLIVKSLVERQKLTFPWNPPPDSSRVYYLTVQATLKLLTVDDIREVEDWLGGHLKRRKSPLGIPFSLLGILKEASGLGDRTARANSGRFRIEISAEGLYVHRIPASPS, translated from the coding sequence TTGTATAAAAAGAACCGCACCACGATTTGCACATTGTTTTGCGCCCTAACCCTGGGCGCCATGGCTTCCCCATCCCCCGCGTTGAATGTTGAATTCGAGTCGATACAGATCGATTCGACGGGATTGGTCATCGGGCTGGAATTTCCTGATCTCTATGCGCCGCTGCATGAGCGTTTGTTGCAGGGACTGCCTGCCACCATTGTCATGGAATGCGAGCTTTGGAAGAATCGATCAACCTGGTTCGACAGCCGGATCCTCCGGAACGCCTATCTGCTGAAAATGGACTACGACACGTGGAACCAGGAATTTCTTCTTAGAAACACAGAGAGAGAGTACCGCGAGACCGATACACTGATTGTAAAATCTTTGGTTGAAAGGCAGAAATTGACCTTTCCCTGGAATCCTCCCCCCGACTCTTCCCGCGTCTACTATCTCACCGTGCAGGCGACATTGAAGCTCCTAACCGTCGACGATATCCGGGAGGTGGAGGATTGGCTCGGCGGCCATCTCAAACGGCGCAAATCGCCGCTCGGGATACCCTTCAGCCTGTTGGGAATCTTGAAGGAAGCGTCGGGGTTGGGTGATCGAACAGCAAGGGCGAATTCGGGCAGGTTCCGGATCGAGATTAGCGCAGAAGGGTTATACGTCCACAGAATCCCTGCGTCGCCGTCGTGA